AGCGTCAGCCCTTGAGGGCCTCCGCGCCGCCGATGATCTCCATCAGCTCCGTCGTGATCGCGGCCTGGCGGGCGCGGTTGTAGACGAGCGTGAGGCGGTCGATCATGTCCGACGCGTTCTTCGTCGCCGAGTCCATCGCCGTCATGCGGGCGCCGTGCTCGGAGGCCACCGACTCGAGGAGCGAACGGAAGACCTCGGTCTCGAGGTACATCGGGAGGATGCGGTCGAGCAGCGCGCGCTTGTTCGGCTCGTAGATGAAGTCGACCTGCTGATCGGCCAGCTCGCCTTCGCCCGCGCCCTCGATCTCCTCGGGCACGATGGGCAGGAGCGGCTCGACGACCACGTTCTGGGTCATCGCGCTCTTGAACTCGTTGTAGATGAGGAAGACGGCGTCGAGGTTCGGCTCGGCGTCCTCGAACGAGTCGGTGGGGGTGAAGGTCTCGGCCCCCTCGTCGACCTCGGCCAGGCCGTGCGGCTTGCCCTCGAGGCTGTCCATGTCGACCGACGGGCCCGGAGCGAGCTTGCGACCCTCGCGCTCGGCGGCCGCGAGGCGCGCCTGGCCGCCCGCGATGTACTCGCCGACGATGTAGCGGCCGATCTCGCCCGCGCTCTCGACGGTGAGGTTCTCGAAGACGCCCGTGAAGTCGCGGCGAATGTTCGCGCCGCGGCGGCGGAAGAAGTCGCGCCCCTTGCGGCCGACGACCGCGAAGCTGACCTCCACGCCGTCGTCCTCGAGCGCCTTCCACTTGAGATAGGCGGCCTTGTTCACGTTCGCGTTGAACGCGCCCGCGAGGCCACGGTCGCTCGTGAGGACCACGAGCATCACGCGCTTCGGGTCACGGCGCGCGAGGAGGGGGTGTACGTCCTCCTCGCCCGCGCGAGCCGCCACGGAGCTGAGGACCTCGAGGGTCTTGAGCGCGTAGGGCCTGAGCTCGGTGATGGCCTGCTGCGCCTTCGCGAGGCGCGCAGCCGCCACCATCTTCATCGCCCGGGTGATCTTCTGCGTGCTCTTGACGCTTCCGATGCGCTTCCGGATCAGCTTGAGGTTCGCCATGGGTGCTCCGTTGGAGAGGGAAGGTCAGCGG
The window above is part of the Sandaracinaceae bacterium genome. Proteins encoded here:
- the atpG gene encoding ATP synthase F1 subunit gamma: MANLKLIRKRIGSVKSTQKITRAMKMVAAARLAKAQQAITELRPYALKTLEVLSSVAARAGEEDVHPLLARRDPKRVMLVVLTSDRGLAGAFNANVNKAAYLKWKALEDDGVEVSFAVVGRKGRDFFRRRGANIRRDFTGVFENLTVESAGEIGRYIVGEYIAGGQARLAAAEREGRKLAPGPSVDMDSLEGKPHGLAEVDEGAETFTPTDSFEDAEPNLDAVFLIYNEFKSAMTQNVVVEPLLPIVPEEIEGAGEGELADQQVDFIYEPNKRALLDRILPMYLETEVFRSLLESVASEHGARMTAMDSATKNASDMIDRLTLVYNRARQAAITTELMEIIGGAEALKG